In Nematostella vectensis chromosome 2, jaNemVect1.1, whole genome shotgun sequence, one genomic interval encodes:
- the LOC5515809 gene encoding polypeptide N-acetylgalactosaminyltransferase 13 isoform X2 — protein sequence MMIIPRRRVLFYLILLTSTAWIYLATYYLFTGKGNEADVTADNRLTLLEIRQGPVNNLEENYVLAMYDRTPHRNPNKPGEMGQAVTLNFMEKKNEEAGYAMHAFNLAASDKVSIQRNLVDVRNSKCKAKKYPLHLPKSSIIICFHNEAWSTLLRTVHSVINRTPPRLLEEILLIDDASNRDDLKEKLEEYVAKLKVVRIIRLSKRQGLIRARLKGAAAAKGSILTFLDAHCECSKGWLEPLAAKIAENSSNVVMPVIDEISDTTFYYHAVPEPFHRGVFRWRLEFGWKPVPQYEMERRKDEADGIRTPVMAGGLFSIDKNYFEKIGTYDTGMDIWGGENLEISFRIWMCGGAIEMLPCSRVGHVFRPRFPYSFPARPGHNTDVVSNNLMRVADVWMDEYKKHFYNIRFDLKRKQHDDVSQRLALREKLKCKNFKWYLDNVYPELEVPDTNFAASGQVRNPSSDMCLDTLGKKDDTPLGLYQCHGQGGNQYFVMTSKGEIKSEDNCLDFNGHDLYLRECDGLELNQKWQLKDNSIYHPRRDMCLDRGRANGQYARVRKCDGRESQVWEFSKTDDME from the exons ATGATGATTATACCACGGAGAAGAGTGctgttttatttgattttacTAACCTCAACCGCATGGATCTATCTCGCGACATATTATCTGTTTACGGGGAAAGGAAACGAAGCAGACGTGACGGCAGATAACCGCTTAACTCTTTTAGAGATTCGTCAAGGACCTGTGAACAATCTAGAGGAGAATTATGTGCTTGCTATGTACGACAGAACACCTCATAGAAACCCGAACAAGCCCGGCGAAATGGGTCAGGCTGTCACTTTGAATTTTATGGAGAAAAAGAACGAAGAAGCCGGCTATGCGATGCACGCGTTCAATTTAGCGGCGAGTGATAAAGTATCCATTCAAAGAAACCTGGTTGATGTACGAAATTCCAA GTGCAAAGCCAAGAAATATCCTCTTCATCTTCCCAAGAGTAGCATAATTATTTGTTTCCACAACGAAGCGTGGTCGACATTGTTGAGGACAGTTCATAGTGTTATTAATAGGACACCGCCTAGATTACTAGAAGAGATACTTCTTATCGACGATGCAAGTAATAGAG atgatttaaaagaaaaattagaAGAATACGTAGCCAAGTTAAAGGTTGTTAGAATTATCCGCCTCTCTAAGAGGCAAGGACTTATACGTGCACGTTTAAAAGGTGCTGCCGCTGCCAAGGGAAGTATATTGACATTTCTAGATGCTCACTGTGAATGTTCAAAAGGCTGGTTGGAACCACTAGCTGCTAAAATTGCAGAAAACAGTTCTAATGTAGTGATGCCGGTCATTGATGAGATCAGTGACACGACCTTTTACTATCATGCCGTGCCTGAGCCTTTTCATAGGGGTGTATTTCGATGGAGGCTAGAGTTTGGATGGAAACCTGTTCCACAGTATGAGATGGAAAGAAGGAAGGATGAGGCAGATGGAATCAG AACCCCAGTGATGGCTGGTGGCTTGTTCTCTATTGATAAGaactattttgaaaaaattggTACCTATGATACTGGTATGGACATCTGGGGTGGTGAGAACCTGGAGATCTCATTTAGG ATCTGGATGTGCGGTGGTGCCATCGAGATGCTCCCATGTTCACGTGTGGGTCATGTATTTCGTCCCAGGTTCCCATACTCGTTCCCAGCCCGGCCTGGGCACAACACTGATGTTGTTAGCAACAATCTGATGCGTGTGGCAGACGTCTGGATGGACGAGTACAAAAAACACTTTTATAATATAAGATTTGATTTAAAGAGGAAACAGCATGACGATGTAAGCCAGAGGCTGGCCCTCAGGGAAAagttaaaatgtaaaaatttcAAGTGGTACCTAGATAATGTCTACCCTGAATTGGAGGTACCGGACACAAACTTTGCAGCGTCGGGCCAG GTCCGGAATCCCTCTAGTGACATGTGCCTGGACACACTTGGGAAGAAGGATGATACACCACTTGGACTGTATCAATGTCACGGACAAGGCGGAAACCAG TACTTCGTTATGACGAGTAAAGGGGAGATTAAATCTGAGGACAACTGTCTTGACTTCAATGGACATGACCTCTATCTTCGGGAATGTGATGGACTCGAGCTGAATCAAAAGTGGCAGCTGAAg GACAACAGTATTTATCACCCCCGAAGAGACATGTGCTTGGATCGTGGGCGCGCTAACGGCCAATACGCGCGTGTCAGGAAGTGCGATGGACGCGAATCACAAGTGTGGGAATTCTCCAAAACAGACGATATGGAATAA
- the LOC5515809 gene encoding polypeptide N-acetylgalactosaminyltransferase 13 isoform X1 — MISRRRTIYYTILLTSFFWIFGTVSFLLLQSLEVNIEVKRRRQAEYFSLEKPHWQIKLEDNIFAPPPLPPPRNSSHNPHRPRKAAKRPREAQTNRVNPGKVVYVAARYEHYPPGVKLDGPGDMGEAVSVPKRLKEKEEEGYELHSFNLVASDMMSLYRRLPDYRNDACKAKKYPLHLPKSSIIICFHNEAWSTLLRTVHSVINRTPPRLLEEILLIDDASNRDDLKEKLEEYVAKLKVVRIIRLSKRQGLIRARLKGAAAAKGSILTFLDAHCECSKGWLEPLAAKIAENSSNVVMPVIDEISDTTFYYHAVPEPFHRGVFRWRLEFGWKPVPQYEMERRKDEADGIRTPVMAGGLFSIDKNYFEKIGTYDTGMDIWGGENLEISFRIWMCGGAIEMLPCSRVGHVFRPRFPYSFPARPGHNTDVVSNNLMRVADVWMDEYKKHFYNIRFDLKRKQHDDVSQRLALREKLKCKNFKWYLDNVYPELEVPDTNFAASGQVRNPSSDMCLDTLGKKDDTPLGLYQCHGQGGNQYFVMTSKGEIKSEDNCLDFNGHDLYLRECDGLELNQKWQLKDNSIYHPRRDMCLDRGRANGQYARVRKCDGRESQVWEFSKTDDME, encoded by the exons ATGATTTCAAGGAGGCGAACCATATACTATACCATCTTGTTGACCTCTTTCTTTTGGATTTTTGGAACTGTGTCTTTCCTCTTGCTACAATCACTAGAGGTCAACATTGAAGTCAAACGCAGACGTCAAGCCGAGTACTTTTCACTTGAAAAGCCGCACTGGCAAATAAAGTTAGAAGACAACATATTCGCGCCCCCGCCACTACCACCGCCTAGAAACTCAAGTCATAATCCTCACCGCCCGAGGAAGGCAGCAAAACGTCCTCGTGAAGCTCAAACAAATAGGGTAAATCCAGGGAAAGTAGTATACGTTGCAGCACGCTACGAACACTACCCCCCTGGGGTCAAATTAGATGGTCCTGGGGACATGGGAGAGGCAGTGAGCGTACCTAAAAGGTTAAAGGAAAAGGAGGAGGAGGGCTACGAACTACATTCGTTCAACCTTGTGGCTAGCGATATGATGTCCTTATACAGAAGACTGCCCGACTACCGGAACGATGC GTGCAAAGCCAAGAAATATCCTCTTCATCTTCCCAAGAGTAGCATAATTATTTGTTTCCACAACGAAGCGTGGTCGACATTGTTGAGGACAGTTCATAGTGTTATTAATAGGACACCGCCTAGATTACTAGAAGAGATACTTCTTATCGACGATGCAAGTAATAGAG atgatttaaaagaaaaattagaAGAATACGTAGCCAAGTTAAAGGTTGTTAGAATTATCCGCCTCTCTAAGAGGCAAGGACTTATACGTGCACGTTTAAAAGGTGCTGCCGCTGCCAAGGGAAGTATATTGACATTTCTAGATGCTCACTGTGAATGTTCAAAAGGCTGGTTGGAACCACTAGCTGCTAAAATTGCAGAAAACAGTTCTAATGTAGTGATGCCGGTCATTGATGAGATCAGTGACACGACCTTTTACTATCATGCCGTGCCTGAGCCTTTTCATAGGGGTGTATTTCGATGGAGGCTAGAGTTTGGATGGAAACCTGTTCCACAGTATGAGATGGAAAGAAGGAAGGATGAGGCAGATGGAATCAG AACCCCAGTGATGGCTGGTGGCTTGTTCTCTATTGATAAGaactattttgaaaaaattggTACCTATGATACTGGTATGGACATCTGGGGTGGTGAGAACCTGGAGATCTCATTTAGG ATCTGGATGTGCGGTGGTGCCATCGAGATGCTCCCATGTTCACGTGTGGGTCATGTATTTCGTCCCAGGTTCCCATACTCGTTCCCAGCCCGGCCTGGGCACAACACTGATGTTGTTAGCAACAATCTGATGCGTGTGGCAGACGTCTGGATGGACGAGTACAAAAAACACTTTTATAATATAAGATTTGATTTAAAGAGGAAACAGCATGACGATGTAAGCCAGAGGCTGGCCCTCAGGGAAAagttaaaatgtaaaaatttcAAGTGGTACCTAGATAATGTCTACCCTGAATTGGAGGTACCGGACACAAACTTTGCAGCGTCGGGCCAG GTCCGGAATCCCTCTAGTGACATGTGCCTGGACACACTTGGGAAGAAGGATGATACACCACTTGGACTGTATCAATGTCACGGACAAGGCGGAAACCAG TACTTCGTTATGACGAGTAAAGGGGAGATTAAATCTGAGGACAACTGTCTTGACTTCAATGGACATGACCTCTATCTTCGGGAATGTGATGGACTCGAGCTGAATCAAAAGTGGCAGCTGAAg GACAACAGTATTTATCACCCCCGAAGAGACATGTGCTTGGATCGTGGGCGCGCTAACGGCCAATACGCGCGTGTCAGGAAGTGCGATGGACGCGAATCACAAGTGTGGGAATTCTCCAAAACAGACGATATGGAATAA
- the LOC125560974 gene encoding uncharacterized protein K02A2.6-like, with protein sequence MATYGKIDEFDRDSDSWEQYIERLNFYFEANGVTTSDDDLKIRRAILLSSVGKKTYKLMSDLLAPAKPGEKSYADLCTLVKSHFNPKPSESVQRHKFNNRFRLSGENVSDFVAALRNMAEYCNFGGSLENMLRDRLVSGINNERIQRRLLSEENLTFKKAYDIASSMETTAQHMADLQSAPSTLSSTSASVKKVSSSPLPRSKSENKECYRCGKNHHPSKCRFKEATCHYCKKKGHIVAKCLKKAKKSSETTKPNSNHHPKQGKPAIHVLDTDKEIEDEDIYPLFAVSQGNRQNPYLVDVELNGLKVQMELDTGASLSVIGEDIFDQLKNIEGSSLNLQDTKLTLKTYTGETIPVLGKLVVEVKYKDFFEHLPVIVVQGKVPSLFGRDWLQHVKLSWPEIFLVQVVSPDVSDLLKKHENLFKEGLGTIQGVKAKIYVDPQAKPKYFKPRTLEYARRQKVERELDRLLEEGTIRPVQFSEWATPIVPIVKSDESIRICGDFKVTLNQVSKLDNYPIPKTEDLLAQLGGGVQFTKLDLSQAYQQLELDEESKKYTTITTHKGLFEYNKLCYGIASAPGIFQRTMENLLQGIPNVVVRIDDILIAGKTSADHLKSLTEVLSRLDKAGVRLKRSKCIFQAPEVTYLGHRIDKDGIHPLDEKIKAIQESPRPSNLKELQAFLGMLNYYACYIPNITTILSPLHQLLVKDTPWNWSEAHEKSWNQAKSTLHSSQLLVHYSLERELTLACDASPYGLGCVISHVMDDGTERPISYASRTLSPAEKNYSQLDKEAAAIMFGVRKFHSYLYGRSFTIYTDHKPLLGLLQSTKQIPTSASPRILRWAVFLSGYSYTLVYREGQKNGNADGLSRLPLPNETRNVPVPGDIMFVMNHLEVNTPVKVKDIERWTSKDPILSAVRHQVMSGWPNSNDRIEFKPYSYRKHQLSCQDGCLLWGSRVVIPPQGRVKLLQELHDGHPGMVRMKMLARSYFWWPGLDADIEQKVKDCTSCQSNAKAPSTAPLHPWEWPSRPWSRIHIDYAGPFEGHMFLVIGDAYSKWIEVFKTNSSTAAVTIQKLRECFSVHGLPDIIVSDNATAFIGEEFALFMSENGIKHITSAPKHPASNGFAERYVRTFKETMKKMGGEKENLDTKLSRFLLSYRTTPHATTGKTPGELLMNRKLKTRLDLVNPLSQDTIRTRVEDKQLAQKKQHDNLVPLREFQVNDPVFVKNFSYGPKWLCGTIIQQSGPVSYVVQLSSGGVFRRHVDHLRLRTSPPTVANDLQSSTELAQVPMQTTVPKQIPKEFKEPEITVPEPSLEPKKTELPASEPASTLRRSTRLKTTPTHLKDYVC encoded by the coding sequence ATGGCAACCTACGGCAAAATAGACGAATTCGACAGAGATTCTGATTCATGGGAACAGTATATCGAGCGTCTAAACTTCTATTTTGAAGCAAATGGAGTAACTACGTCTGACGATGACTTGAAAATACGCCGTGCAATCCTCCTCAGTTCGGTAGGGAAAAAAACCTACAAATTAATGTCTGATCTGCTGGCCCCAGCGAAACCTGGAGAGAAATCTTATGCTGACTTGTGCACCTTGGTAAAGAGCCATTTCAACCCAAAACCGAGTGAAAGCGTGCAACGGCACAAGTTCAATAACCGTTTCAGATTGAGCGGGGAGAACGTGTCTGACTTTGTAGCGGCTCTACGAAACATGGCAGAATACTGCAATTTTGGTGGCAGTCTGGAAAATATGCTGCGTGATCGTCTGGTGTCTGGAATTAACAATGAAAGAATCCAAAGGCGTTTGCTATCAGAAGAGAACTTAACTTTCAAAAAAGCTTACGACATTGCTTCGTCTATGGAAACGACCGCACAGCACATGGCCGATCTTCAATCTGCTCCTTCTACGTTAAGTTCAACGTCTGCATCTGTAAAAAAGGTCAGTTCTTCGCCCTTACCGCGTtctaaaagcgaaaataaagagtGTTATCGTTGTGGAAAAAATCACCACCCGTCAAAATGTCGTTTCAAGGAGGCCACGTGCCATTATTGTAAAAAGAAAGGACATATTGTTGCCAAATGtctcaaaaaagcaaaaaagtcgTCCGAGACAAccaagccaaattcaaaccaccATCCAAAACAAGGGAAACCAGCAATTCATGTCCTGGATActgataaagaaatagaagatGAAGATATATATCCATTGTTTGCTGTCAGTCAAGGCAACCGCCAAAATCCGTATTTAGTAGATGTTGAATTAAATGGTCTTAAAGTTCAAATGGAACTGGACACTGGTGCATCACTTTCAGTAATCGGAGAGGACATTTTTGATCAATTGAAGAACATTGAGGGTTCATCTCTCAATCTGCAAGATACCAAGCTAACCTTGAAAACATACACCGGGGAGACAATTCCAGTTTTAGGAAAGCTTGTAGTGGAAGTCAAGTACAAGGACTTCTTTGAACACTTGCCAGTTATAGTTGTACAAGGCAAGGTGCCCAGTCTCTTTGGACGAGATTGGTTACAACATGTTAAGTTGTCATGGCCAGAGATTTTCCTAGTTCAAGTTGTATCCCCTGATGTGTCTGACCTGCTAAAGAAACATGAAAATTTATTCAAGGAAGGACTAGGGACAATTCAAGGAGTGAAAGCAAAGATATACGTTGATCCTCAAGCCAAACCCAAGTACTTCAAACCTCGCACGTTAGAATATGCACGACGTCAGAAGGTAGAGAGAGAATTGGACCGTTTGTTAGAAGAAGGAACAATTCGTCCAGTTCAATTTTCGGAATGGGCAACACCCATTGTGCCCATTGTCAAATCTGATGAGTCTATACGCATTTGTGGAGACTTCAAAGTTACTTTGAACCAAGTTAGCAAACTTGACAATTACCCAATTCCTAAAACAGAGGATCTGCTAGCTCAACTTGGAGGTGGAGTGCAGTTTACAAAACTAGATCTGAGTCAAGCTTATCAACAACTTGAGTTAGATGAAGAATCAAAGAAgtacaccactatcaccactcATAAAGGCCTATTTGAGTACAATAAACTGTGCTACGGCATTGCCTCAGCCCCTGGGATTTTCCAACGCACAATGGAAAATTTACTGCAGGGTATTCCGAATGTTGTAGTACGAATAGATGATATTCTCATTGCCGGGAAGACATCAGCAGATCATCTCAAAAGTCTAACAGAAGTCCTGTCACGTCTGGACAAAGCTGGCGTCCGTCTTAAACGTTCGAAGTGCATTTTTCAAGCACCTGAAGTCACTTACCTGGGACACCGCATAGACAAAGATGGTATCCACCCCCTTGACGAGAAAATCAAAGCAATTCAAGAGTCACCGAGACCTTCTAATCTGAAAGAACTGCAAGCCTTTTTAGGCATGCTTAACTATTACGCTTGTTACATACCTAACATCACTACAATACTATCTCCTTTACATCAGCTGTTAGTCAAAGACACACCTTGGAACTGGAGTGAAGCACATGAAAAATCTTGGAACCAAGCCAAGTCCACACTTCACTCTTCACAACTTCTAGTGCATTACAGCTTGGAAAGAGAGTTAACCCTTGCTTGTGACGCATCACCATATGGTCTTGGTTGTGTTATTTCACATGTGATGGATGATGGGACTGAACGTCCTATTTCATATGCCTCACGTACTCTGTCCCCAGCCGAAAAGAACTATTCACAGCTCGACAAAGAGGCAGCAGCCATCATGTTCGGGGTGAGGAAGTTCCACTCATACTTATATGGACGGAGTTTTACCATCTACACTGATCACAAACCCCTGCTGGGTCTGCTACAGTCAACTAAACAAATACCGACCTCAGCCTCACCACGCATATTGAGGTGGGCGGTATTCCTGTCAGGCTACTCATACACTTTAGTATATCGAGAAGGCCAGAAAAATGGTAATGCCGATGGCCTGAGCCGGCTGCCATTGCCAAATGAAACTAGAAATGTTCCAGTGCCTGGCGACATTATGTTTGTAATGAATCATCTTGAAGTCAACACACCCGTTAAAGTCAAGGACATTGAGCGTTGGACCTCAAAAGATCCTATTCTTAGTGCAGTACGACACCAAGTAATGTCCGGTTGGCCCAATTCAAATGATCGCATTGAGTTCAAGCCCTACTCTTATAGAAAGCACCAACTTAGCTGTCAGGATGGCTGTCTACTCTGGGGCTCTCGCGTAGTCATTCCTCCTCAAGGAAGAGTCAAGCTTCTCCAGGAACTACATGATGGACATCCTGGAATGGTTCGCATGAAAATGTTAGCCCGAAGCTATTTCTGGTGGCCTGGCCTGGACGCGGATATTGAGCAAAAGGTGAAAGATTGCACAAGCTGCCAAAGTAATGCTAAGGCACCTTCTACTGCACCCCTACATCCGTGGGAGTGGCCGTCTAGACCTTGGTCTCGCATACATATTGACTATGCAGGACCTTTCGAAGGACACATGTTCCTGGTGATCGGTGATGCCTATAGTAAGTGGATCGAGGTATTCAAGACAAACTCCAGTACTGCTGCAGTAACCATCCAGAAGTTAAGAGAATGCTTCTCAGTACATGGACTGCCTGATATCATTGTATCTGATAATGCAACTGCCTTCATAGGTGAAGAATTTGCCCTTTTTATGTCTGAGAATGGCATAAAACACATCACTTCAGCACCTAAACACCCAGCATCCAATGGATTTGCTGAAAGATATGTTCGCACTTTCAAGGAAACAATGAAGAAGATGGGAGGggaaaaggaaaacttagACACGAAGTTAAGCAGATTTCTACTAAGCTATCGTACCACACCTCATGCAACCACTGGTAAAACACCTGGTGAGCTATTAATGAACCGGAAGCTGAAGACGCGCTTGGACCTGGTAAACCCCCTTAGTCAGGACACAATTCGCACTCGTGTAGAAGATAAACAGCTCGCACAGAAGAAACAACACGACAATCTAGTGCCACTCAGAGAATTTCAAGTGAATGACCCAGTATTTGTCAAGAATTTTTCATATGGTCCAAAGTGGTTATGTGGAACAATTATTCAACAGTCAGGACCGGTTTCGTATGTCGTTCAACTCAGTTCAGGTGGAGTGTTTCGACGACATGTTGACCATCTTCGCCTGAGGACAAGCCCACCCACAGTCGCCAATGATCTTCAGAGTTCAACAGAATTGGCCCAAGTTCCAATGCAAACAACTGTACCCAAGCAGATTCCAAAGGAATTTAAGGAACCTGAGATCACAGTTCCAGAACCTTCATTGGAACCGAAGAAGACAGAGCTTCCAGCTTCTGAACCTGCAAGTACTCTGCGAAGAAGTACTCGACTCAAAACCACACCTACTCACCTCAAAGACTATGTATGTTAA